In Chitinivibrionia bacterium, a single window of DNA contains:
- the nusB gene encoding transcription antitermination factor NusB, protein MNKDEKRQARILALQVFFSFEQQKFEGEIDDIFNKIANFSEIDEDVEINDLIIPDPNSTIDKAWKIADADSPSDLSEDVKCYALALVENAAENRKDADETLTKLSTNWSFDRISTIDRNLLRIAIAELDEKFDVPPKVVINEAIEIAKIFGTDDSAKFVNAILDKVKTEKEK, encoded by the coding sequence ATGAACAAAGACGAAAAACGGCAGGCGCGAATTTTAGCGTTGCAAGTATTTTTCTCTTTTGAACAACAGAAGTTTGAAGGTGAAATAGACGATATTTTCAACAAAATAGCCAATTTTTCGGAGATTGACGAAGACGTTGAAATAAATGATTTAATCATTCCCGACCCTAACAGCACAATAGATAAAGCGTGGAAAATCGCCGACGCCGACAGTCCGTCGGATTTAAGCGAAGACGTTAAATGCTACGCGCTTGCATTGGTAGAAAACGCCGCCGAAAACCGTAAAGACGCAGACGAAACGCTCACAAAACTCTCGACAAATTGGTCGTTTGACAGAATTAGCACGATAGACAGAAATTTGCTGAGGATTGCCATTGCGGAATTGGATGAAAAATTCGACGTTCCGCCGAAAGTCGTGATAAATGAAGCAATCGAAATCGCAAAAATATTCGGCACGGACGATTCCGCAAAGTTTGTAAACGCGATTTTGGACAAGGTAAAAACCGAAAAAGAGAAGTGA